In the genome of Spirochaetia bacterium, one region contains:
- a CDS encoding RloB family protein — MSVIPEILIACEGKNLAKGHSYEKVGCVSDKDDFPNCDFDNAVSKAQANGFEVAYSNQAFEYWIILHFRDHQGSAMDRKQYAEIINEELSPFGLKYEGNGCKVITSEIFNVLQSKDEEKNTERSTLAILLPLDWSHSKSAYGKISLIFPSRL; from the coding sequence ATGTCTGTCATACCAGAAATACTGATTGCCTGTGAAGGTAAAAATTTGGCAAAAGGACATTCTTATGAAAAAGTCGGGTGTGTATCTGATAAAGATGATTTTCCAAATTGCGATTTTGACAATGCCGTTAGCAAAGCCCAAGCAAACGGTTTCGAAGTAGCTTATTCAAATCAAGCCTTTGAGTATTGGATAATCTTACACTTTAGGGACCATCAAGGAAGTGCAATGGATAGAAAACAGTATGCAGAAATAATAAATGAAGAATTGTCTCCCTTTGGTTTGAAATACGAAGGCAATGGTTGTAAGGTCATTACGTCTGAAATATTCAATGTGTTGCAAAGTAAAGATGAGGAAAAAAACACTGAACGTTCAACACTTGCAATCTTATTACCCTTGGACTGGAGCCATTCCAAAAGTGCTTACGGAAAAATTTCCTTGATATTTCCAAGCAGATTATAG
- a CDS encoding ATP-binding protein, translated as MILEYSVKNYKVFKEEVTISFIASNYDKENQKENFLETPDKKLRILKSAVIYGANASGKTKLLESLRTLRHLVINSSKNGQQEEPINVQPFLLSSTTENAPTEFNIIFLDDSAIYRYGCEVTRKQVLSEWLFYKKMEAKTREVQIFYRDTVDGTFEGHQKLFKKGNMLHEQQLVRDNALMLSVAAQFNDSICSKIVKWFTNQVAVLSTQKEIEYKGYTMKKLSDKNFHDRIMKLLEVADLSIREVTSKTMGINEIPTGAPKEMKEFLLSKIESEHIPVYTGTITTHYHYDETNRIIGKTDFMMEKDESDGTKKYFYLTGPIINALETGQTLFIDEFDARLHPNLVLKLFALFNNSKINGKGAQLIITAQNSIFLKEGILRKDQLWFIEKDQFEAAHLYALSDFKSTKVRKGENFETSYLKGKYGAVPFLNEFTAQRCCEKE; from the coding sequence ATGATTCTTGAATATTCCGTAAAAAATTATAAGGTTTTCAAAGAAGAAGTAACTATCAGCTTCATTGCTTCCAACTATGACAAGGAAAATCAAAAGGAAAATTTTCTTGAAACACCTGACAAGAAGCTTCGCATCCTGAAATCTGCTGTCATTTATGGTGCAAACGCTTCAGGCAAGACAAAACTCTTGGAATCGTTAAGAACTCTGCGTCATTTAGTTATCAACTCATCCAAGAACGGCCAACAGGAAGAGCCAATCAATGTACAACCATTTCTGCTTTCTTCCACAACTGAAAACGCCCCGACGGAATTTAATATCATTTTTTTGGATGATAGTGCTATCTACCGATATGGATGTGAAGTAACACGTAAACAGGTACTTAGTGAATGGCTTTTTTATAAAAAGATGGAAGCAAAAACCAGAGAGGTGCAAATTTTCTATCGCGATACAGTCGATGGAACCTTCGAAGGCCACCAAAAACTTTTCAAGAAAGGCAACATGCTGCATGAACAGCAACTTGTCAGGGACAATGCACTCATGCTTTCTGTCGCCGCACAGTTCAATGACTCAATCTGTAGCAAAATCGTCAAATGGTTTACCAACCAAGTAGCAGTACTTTCAACTCAAAAAGAGATTGAATACAAGGGCTACACCATGAAGAAATTATCAGATAAAAACTTCCATGACAGAATCATGAAATTGTTAGAGGTAGCAGATCTGTCCATCAGAGAAGTAACGTCCAAGACGATGGGCATTAATGAAATACCCACTGGTGCTCCAAAAGAAATGAAAGAATTTCTCCTTTCAAAAATTGAAAGTGAGCATATCCCCGTCTATACGGGGACAATCACCACCCACTACCACTACGATGAAACGAATCGAATTATCGGCAAGACAGACTTCATGATGGAGAAAGATGAATCAGATGGTACCAAAAAATATTTCTACCTGACCGGACCGATCATCAACGCTCTTGAAACAGGGCAAACACTGTTTATTGATGAATTTGATGCACGTCTGCATCCGAACCTCGTCCTAAAGCTGTTTGCCTTGTTCAATAATTCCAAAATCAATGGGAAAGGGGCCCAGCTAATCATAACAGCCCAAAACTCAATTTTCCTAAAAGAAGGGATACTACGAAAAGATCAACTATGGTTTATAGAAAAAGACCAATTTGAAGCCGCCCATCTCTATGCTCTATCAGATTTCAAATCAACAAAAGTTCGCAAAGGGGAAAACTTTGAAACAAGCTATCTCAAGGGAAAATATGGAGCCGTGCCTTTTCTAAATGAATTCACAGCCCAACGATGCTGCGAAAAGGAATAA
- a CDS encoding glutamate-5-semialdehyde dehydrogenase, whose protein sequence is MDLAAQLKSVRQASQKLASSSLEERNQALRLIAAGLKRDKVSLFAANEQDVAQAEKNHVAPALLGRLHFDEKKLQSVLSGLEMVATLPDPIGKVLQRRKLDDSLLLEKVAFPLGVIGMIFEARPDALVQIVSLALKSGNGIVLKGGREADKSNTALVASIKKSLEETSFGSDWLLLIHSREETRRLFDMEGLIDLLIPRGSNTFVRYVMENTKIPVMGHSQGLCSIYVDDSCDIEQAVAVCVDAKVQYPSACNAVETLLVNRKIASVFLPLLKKQLETYGVIIHGDETCRRLIDCVPATDEDWDTEYLALEVAIKVVNSVEEAMEHIARHGSHHTDAILAEDETKQKLFLTQVDSADVFVNCSTRFADGYRFGLGAEVGISTSKLHARGPVGMEGLMTTKYLLKGSGNIVDSYSNGTSHFTHEELSLDGKAMNR, encoded by the coding sequence ATGGACTTGGCAGCACAATTGAAAAGCGTACGGCAGGCATCACAAAAACTTGCATCCAGTAGCTTGGAAGAGCGCAATCAGGCTCTGCGCCTTATAGCAGCAGGACTGAAAAGAGACAAGGTTTCTCTCTTTGCTGCAAATGAACAGGATGTTGCGCAGGCAGAGAAAAATCATGTGGCTCCTGCATTGCTTGGCAGGCTTCATTTTGATGAAAAGAAACTGCAAAGCGTACTCAGTGGTCTTGAAATGGTAGCGACACTTCCTGATCCGATCGGGAAAGTACTTCAGCGCCGTAAGTTGGACGATTCCCTGTTACTTGAGAAAGTTGCCTTTCCTCTAGGGGTCATCGGCATGATTTTTGAAGCCAGACCTGACGCCTTGGTACAGATTGTCTCGCTTGCCTTGAAAAGTGGAAACGGCATAGTCCTCAAGGGTGGCAGGGAAGCAGATAAAAGCAACACTGCGTTGGTAGCTTCGATAAAGAAAAGTCTGGAAGAGACATCATTCGGCAGTGATTGGTTACTGTTGATCCATTCTCGTGAAGAGACTCGCAGACTTTTCGACATGGAAGGTCTGATAGACCTGCTTATTCCTCGAGGATCCAATACCTTTGTCCGGTATGTCATGGAAAACACAAAGATACCGGTCATGGGACATTCCCAGGGACTTTGTTCCATCTATGTTGATGACAGTTGCGATATCGAACAGGCCGTAGCAGTCTGCGTGGATGCAAAAGTACAGTATCCATCTGCCTGCAATGCTGTTGAAACATTGCTGGTCAACCGTAAGATTGCCTCTGTGTTCCTGCCACTCCTGAAGAAGCAGCTGGAAACCTATGGTGTCATTATCCATGGGGATGAGACTTGTCGACGTCTCATTGACTGCGTACCTGCGACGGACGAGGACTGGGACACCGAGTACCTTGCCTTGGAAGTAGCAATCAAGGTCGTCAATTCCGTGGAAGAGGCAATGGAACATATTGCCCGCCACGGTTCGCATCATACCGATGCCATCCTGGCGGAGGATGAGACAAAACAGAAACTTTTCCTGACTCAGGTTGACAGTGCCGATGTATTCGTCAACTGCAGCACCCGTTTTGCCGACGGTTATCGGTTCGGCCTTGGCGCTGAGGTAGGCATAAGTACCAGTAAGCTCCATGCCAGGGGACCTGTGGGTATGGAAGGATTGATGACTACCAAGTACTTGCTGAAGGGTTCGGGAAACATAGTTGATTCCTACAGCAATGGTACCAGCCATTTTACCCATGAGGAGCTTTCCTTGGACGGGAAAGCTATGAACAGGTGA
- the proB gene encoding glutamate 5-kinase, protein MGRNFSQVKRIVVKVGTNLLSGPEGIDETRIEDIVRQIMELEKSGYQILLVSSGAIGMGAKEIGLSHSISQVAMRQACASIGQPILMHAYRRAFKKFGGICSQVLLTRKELDNRTTYNNLRNSVFTLLDLGVIPIFNENDVVSTSEIGSAFGDNDRMSAFVASKIDAQLLVILTDVDGLYDENPKLTDAKLLKEIDQVTDKVFSYAGGAGSAFATGGMRTKLLAARIASVAGCQSLIASGYEKDILPRLLAGEEIGTCIHAVEKLKQRQRWILNNNHSGAITVDAGAKDALVNHNSLLPKGIIAVEGVFNAGDVVEIRDEGGVAFAKAVPYYDSTDIAAISGHRSDEISKLLGPGNKDVVFRPEDMVFLHESDE, encoded by the coding sequence ATGGGTAGAAATTTTTCCCAAGTCAAACGGATAGTCGTCAAGGTCGGAACAAATTTACTGTCAGGGCCTGAAGGCATAGATGAAACACGGATTGAAGACATTGTCAGGCAGATCATGGAACTGGAAAAATCAGGTTATCAAATCCTGTTGGTTTCCAGTGGCGCCATCGGAATGGGAGCGAAAGAAATAGGGCTCTCACATTCCATCAGCCAAGTTGCAATGCGGCAGGCCTGTGCCTCAATCGGACAGCCGATTCTCATGCATGCCTATCGCAGGGCCTTCAAGAAATTCGGTGGTATCTGTTCCCAGGTACTTCTGACGCGTAAGGAACTTGATAACAGGACTACCTACAATAACCTGAGAAACAGCGTATTTACGTTGCTTGATCTTGGGGTAATTCCCATTTTCAATGAGAATGATGTCGTCAGTACTTCTGAAATAGGTTCGGCTTTTGGGGACAATGACAGGATGAGTGCCTTCGTAGCCAGTAAGATTGATGCCCAGTTGTTGGTTATCCTGACGGATGTCGATGGACTGTATGATGAAAATCCGAAGCTGACAGACGCGAAATTGCTTAAGGAGATAGATCAGGTTACCGATAAGGTGTTTTCCTATGCAGGTGGGGCCGGTTCTGCATTTGCTACCGGTGGCATGCGTACCAAATTGCTTGCCGCCAGGATTGCAAGCGTAGCCGGTTGTCAAAGTCTTATTGCTTCCGGTTATGAGAAGGATATCTTGCCCCGGCTTCTGGCTGGGGAAGAGATCGGAACCTGTATCCATGCCGTGGAGAAATTGAAACAGCGCCAGCGATGGATACTCAACAACAACCATAGCGGTGCCATTACCGTGGATGCAGGAGCAAAGGATGCACTGGTAAACCACAACAGCCTGCTTCCCAAGGGTATAATTGCAGTTGAAGGGGTTTTCAATGCCGGTGATGTGGTGGAAATCAGGGATGAAGGTGGTGTTGCCTTTGCAAAGGCAGTGCCGTATTATGATAGTACGGATATTGCCGCGATAAGCGGACATAGGAGTGATGAAATTTCCAAGTTGCTGGGACCAGGCAACAAGGATGTAG